From the unidentified bacterial endosymbiont genome, one window contains:
- the leuO gene encoding transcriptional regulator LeuO: MPEIKINQPQIHDGVKPQLRMVDLNLLTVFDAVMQEQNITRAAQTLGMSQPAVSNAVARLKVMFNDELFVRYGRGIQPTARAFQLFGSIRQALQLVQNELPGSGFEPLSSERVFHLCVCSPLDNYLTSVIYNKVEEIAPNIHLVFKSSLNQNTEHQLRYQETEFVLGYEEFRRPEFSCIPLFKDEMVLVASKKHPRMNSPLRESDVYNEQHAVVALDRYASFSLPWYDTPDKQASVAYQGMAMVSVLNVVSQTHLVAIAPRWLAEEFSEQLNLQVLPLPLKLNSRTCYLSWHEAAGRDKGHQWMEELLISVCRR, from the coding sequence ATGCCAGAAATAAAAATTAATCAGCCTCAAATTCATGATGGGGTTAAACCTCAGTTACGCATGGTAGATCTCAACCTGCTCACCGTGTTCGACGCGGTAATGCAGGAGCAGAATATTACCCGAGCAGCACAAACTCTGGGCATGTCACAGCCGGCCGTCAGTAATGCAGTGGCCAGGCTTAAAGTTATGTTTAACGACGAATTGTTTGTACGCTACGGCAGAGGGATTCAACCCACCGCGCGTGCGTTTCAGCTTTTTGGTTCTATCCGTCAGGCGCTGCAGTTAGTCCAGAATGAGCTTCCCGGCTCTGGTTTTGAACCCTTAAGCAGTGAGCGTGTTTTCCATCTTTGCGTTTGTAGCCCGTTAGATAACTATTTGACATCAGTTATATACAATAAAGTTGAAGAAATTGCGCCAAATATTCACCTGGTATTTAAATCATCCCTTAATCAGAACACCGAACACCAGCTTCGTTATCAGGAAACAGAGTTCGTTCTTGGATATGAAGAGTTTCGTCGTCCTGAGTTTTCATGTATTCCCCTCTTTAAAGATGAAATGGTGTTAGTCGCCAGTAAAAAACATCCTCGAATGAATTCTCCGCTTCGGGAAAGCGATGTTTATAATGAGCAGCATGCCGTGGTGGCGCTCGACAGATATGCCTCGTTCAGTCTGCCGTGGTACGACACGCCGGACAAGCAAGCAAGCGTTGCTTATCAGGGAATGGCCATGGTTAGCGTATTAAACGTGGTTTCTCAGACGCACCTGGTGGCCATTGCCCCGCGCTGGCTGGCGGAAGAGTTTTCTGAACAGTTAAACCTGCAGGTATTGCCGTTACCGCTTAAGCTAAACAGCCGTACCTGCTACCTCTCCTGGCATGAAGCGGCTGGCCGGGATAAAGGGCATCAGTGGATGGAAGAGTTACTTATTAGCGTCTGCCGTCGATAG
- the leuC gene encoding 3-isopropylmalate dehydratase large subunit: MAKTLYEKLFDAHVVYEAPNETPLLYIDRHLVHEVTSPQAFDGLRTHKRPVRQPGKTFATMDHNVSTQTKDINASGEMARIQMQELIKNCNEFGVELYDLNHPYQGIVHVMGPEQGITLPGMTIVCGDSHTATHGAFGALAFGIGTSEVEHVLATQTLKQGRAKTMKIEVKGKAAPGITAKDIVLAIIGKTGSAGGTGHVVEFCGEAIQALSMEGRMTLCNMAIEMGAKAGLVAPDEITFSYVKGRLHAPKAQNFVDAVEYWKTLKTDDGANFDTTVTLQAEEIAPQVTWGTNPGQVISVNDAIPDPASFADPVERASAEKALAYMGLKPGVPLTDVAIDKVFIGSCTNSRIEDLRAAADIAKGRKVAPGVQALVVPGSGPVKAQAEAEGLDKIFIDAGFEWRLPGCSMCLAMNNDRLNPGERCASTSNRNFEGRQGRGGRTHLVSPAMAAAAAVTGHFADIRSLK; the protein is encoded by the coding sequence ATGGCGAAGACGTTATACGAAAAGTTGTTTGACGCGCACGTTGTCTACGAGGCGCCAAACGAAACCCCGCTGTTGTACATCGACAGGCATCTGGTGCACGAGGTAACGTCACCACAGGCATTCGACGGCCTGCGCACGCATAAGCGTCCGGTGCGTCAGCCGGGTAAAACCTTCGCCACCATGGATCACAACGTCTCCACTCAGACCAAGGACATCAATGCGTCCGGCGAGATGGCGCGTATCCAGATGCAGGAGCTTATCAAGAACTGCAATGAATTTGGCGTTGAACTCTACGACCTGAACCACCCGTATCAGGGCATTGTCCACGTAATGGGGCCAGAGCAGGGCATCACCCTCCCGGGCATGACCATCGTCTGCGGTGACTCCCATACCGCCACCCATGGTGCGTTTGGGGCGCTGGCATTTGGTATCGGCACGTCTGAAGTTGAACACGTTCTGGCCACGCAAACCCTGAAGCAGGGCCGCGCCAAAACCATGAAGATTGAAGTGAAGGGCAAAGCGGCCCCGGGCATTACTGCAAAAGATATCGTGCTGGCCATCATTGGTAAAACCGGTAGCGCAGGCGGTACCGGCCACGTGGTTGAATTCTGCGGCGAGGCTATTCAGGCGCTGAGCATGGAAGGGCGTATGACCCTGTGCAACATGGCTATTGAGATGGGCGCAAAAGCGGGCCTGGTGGCGCCAGACGAGATCACCTTCAGCTACGTGAAGGGCCGTTTGCATGCGCCAAAAGCGCAGAATTTTGTCGATGCCGTCGAATACTGGAAAACCCTGAAAACCGACGATGGTGCGAATTTTGATACTACCGTCACCCTGCAGGCGGAGGAAATTGCGCCACAGGTCACCTGGGGTACCAACCCGGGCCAGGTGATCTCGGTCAACGACGCCATTCCCGATCCGGCCTCTTTCGCCGATCCGGTTGAACGGGCGAGTGCGGAAAAAGCGCTGGCCTATATGGGGCTGAAACCCGGCGTTCCCTTAACCGATGTCGCCATCGATAAAGTCTTCATTGGCTCTTGCACCAACTCCCGTATCGAAGATTTGCGCGCCGCCGCCGATATTGCCAAAGGCCGCAAAGTAGCGCCGGGCGTGCAGGCGCTGGTGGTGCCAGGCTCCGGTCCGGTGAAAGCCCAGGCGGAAGCCGAAGGTCTGGATAAGATCTTTATCGACGCGGGCTTCGAGTGGCGCCTGCCAGGCTGTTCCATGTGTCTGGCCATGAACAATGACCGCCTGAACCCAGGTGAGCGTTGCGCCTCCACCAGCAACCGTAACTTTGAAGGCCGTCAGGGTCGGGGCGGGCGCACGCATCTGGTCAGCCCGGCGATGGCTGCCGCTGCCGCCGTTACCGGCCATTTCGCCGATATTCGCAGCCTGAAATAA
- a CDS encoding sugar efflux transporter — protein sequence MLWLMTMGRRLNGVYAAFMLVAFMMGVAGALQAPTLSLFLSREVGAQPFWVGLFYTVNAIAGILVSLGLAKRSDRQGDRRKLILFCCAMAVGNALLFAFNRHYLTLITCGVLLASLANTAMPQLFALAREYADNSAREVVMFSSVMRAQLSLAWVIGPPLAFMLALNYGFTTMFSIAAGIFVISLVLIAFALPSVARVEQTTDKPITQVSGWQDKNVRMLFIASTLMWTCNTMYIIDMPLWISGDLGLPDKLAGIMMGTAAGLEIPAMILAGYYVKRFGKRRMMIVAVAAGVLFYLGLILFHSQEALLALQLFNAVFIGIVAGIGMLWFQDLMPGRAGSATTLFTNSISTGVILAGVIQGALSQSYGHASVYWMIAAISVVTLVLTCRVKDV from the coding sequence ATGCTCTGGTTGATGACGATGGGGCGACGCCTGAACGGCGTGTATGCCGCTTTTATGCTGGTGGCCTTTATGATGGGCGTGGCGGGGGCGCTACAGGCACCGACGCTCAGCCTGTTCCTCAGCCGCGAGGTGGGCGCACAGCCGTTTTGGGTGGGGCTGTTTTATACCGTCAACGCCATTGCCGGGATCCTGGTGAGCCTGGGGCTGGCGAAACGATCTGACCGTCAGGGTGACCGGCGTAAGCTGATCCTGTTCTGCTGTGCGATGGCCGTGGGTAACGCGCTGCTATTTGCATTTAATCGCCATTATCTGACGCTCATCACCTGCGGCGTGCTGCTGGCCTCGCTGGCCAATACCGCGATGCCGCAACTGTTCGCGCTGGCGCGTGAATATGCGGATAATTCAGCGCGGGAAGTGGTGATGTTCAGTTCAGTGATGCGTGCGCAGCTTTCGCTGGCATGGGTGATTGGCCCGCCGCTGGCATTCATGCTAGCGCTGAATTACGGCTTCACCACCATGTTCTCTATCGCTGCCGGGATCTTTGTCATCAGCCTGGTGCTGATTGCTTTCGCGCTGCCGTCGGTGGCGCGGGTTGAGCAGACGACGGATAAGCCCATCACCCAGGTTAGCGGCTGGCAGGATAAAAACGTCCGCATGTTGTTTATTGCTTCCACGCTGATGTGGACCTGCAACACCATGTACATTATCGATATGCCATTGTGGATCAGCGGCGATCTGGGGTTACCGGACAAGCTTGCGGGGATCATGATGGGTACCGCCGCCGGGCTGGAAATTCCGGCGATGATCCTGGCGGGGTATTACGTGAAGCGCTTTGGCAAACGCCGGATGATGATTGTGGCGGTAGCGGCTGGGGTGCTGTTCTACCTGGGGCTGATCCTTTTCCATTCGCAGGAAGCGTTGCTGGCATTGCAGCTCTTCAACGCCGTGTTTATCGGCATCGTCGCCGGGATAGGCATGCTCTGGTTCCAGGATTTAATGCCGGGGCGGGCAGGCTCCGCGACCACGCTTTTCACCAACAGTATTTCGACGGGCGTCATTCTTGCCGGTGTGATTCAGGGCGCGCTGTCGCAAAGCTACGGACATGCGTCAGTTTACTGGATGATTGCGGCGATTTCGGTGGTTACGCTGGTACTGACCTGCCGGGTTAAAGATGTTTGA
- the sgrR gene encoding HTH-type transcriptional regulator SgrR, with protein MPSGRLQQQFIRLWQCCEGQSQETTLNELADLLNCSRRHMRTLLNTMQQQGWLRWEAEAGRGKRSRLTFLYTGLALQQQRAEDLLEQDRIDQLVQLVGDKAAVRQMLVSHLGRSFRQGRHILRVLYYRPMKNLLPGTALRRSETHMARQIFSGLTRINEENGELEADIAHHWQQIAPLHWRFFLRPGIHFHNGRELEMVDVIASLERARRLPLYAHISRIHSPTAWTLDIELAQPDKWLPWLLGYVPSMILPAEWESLNHFASQPIGTGPYSVSRNNNNQLKIRAFDDYFGYRALIDEVNVWVLPDLNEELSAGLTLEGPTTGEKAVESRLEEGCYYLLFDRRSQRGASHEVRQWISHILAPASLIYHADVQYQAWWFPAYGLLPRWHHARPARSEKPAGLESITLTFYREHVEHRFIARIIGKLLAAAGVTLEIQEVDYDEWHRGDIVSDIWLNSANFTLPLDFSLFSHLYEVPLIQHCIDRDWQQDAAKWRAGEMHLAAWCQQLLAEQAIVPLIHHWLMIQGQRSMRGLRMNTLGWFDFKSAWFAPPEP; from the coding sequence ATGCCTTCTGGTCGTCTGCAACAACAATTCATCCGCCTCTGGCAATGCTGCGAGGGGCAATCGCAGGAGACCACGCTAAACGAGCTGGCTGACCTGCTCAACTGCTCACGTCGGCATATGCGTACCTTGCTCAACACCATGCAGCAGCAGGGCTGGCTCAGATGGGAGGCCGAGGCCGGGCGCGGTAAGCGTTCACGTCTGACCTTCCTCTACACCGGTCTGGCGTTACAGCAACAGCGTGCAGAGGATCTGCTTGAGCAGGACAGAATTGACCAGTTAGTGCAGCTGGTGGGAGACAAGGCGGCCGTGCGTCAGATGCTGGTCTCGCATCTTGGACGAAGTTTCCGCCAGGGCCGCCATATCCTGCGGGTGCTCTACTATCGCCCGATGAAAAACCTTTTGCCTGGCACGGCGTTACGGCGTTCAGAAACCCATATGGCCCGGCAGATTTTCAGCGGCCTGACGCGAATAAATGAGGAAAACGGGGAACTGGAAGCGGATATTGCCCACCACTGGCAGCAAATCGCGCCCCTTCACTGGCGCTTCTTTTTACGTCCTGGCATCCATTTTCACAACGGTCGTGAACTGGAAATGGTCGATGTGATTGCCTCTCTTGAGCGTGCGCGCAGGCTACCGCTTTACGCGCACATTTCACGCATCCACTCCCCGACGGCATGGACACTGGATATTGAGCTAGCGCAGCCGGATAAATGGCTTCCCTGGCTGCTGGGGTATGTGCCGTCAATGATTCTCCCTGCCGAGTGGGAGTCACTTAACCATTTTGCCAGCCAGCCGATTGGCACCGGCCCCTACTCGGTTTCCCGCAATAATAATAACCAGTTGAAGATCCGCGCCTTTGATGACTATTTTGGCTACCGGGCGCTGATCGACGAGGTGAACGTCTGGGTGTTACCGGATCTTAACGAAGAACTGAGCGCCGGGCTGACGCTGGAAGGCCCGACGACGGGCGAAAAAGCGGTTGAAAGCCGCCTTGAGGAAGGGTGTTATTATCTGCTGTTCGATCGCCGTAGCCAGCGTGGCGCCAGCCACGAGGTCCGCCAGTGGATTAGCCACATTCTGGCGCCCGCGAGCCTGATTTACCATGCGGATGTACAGTATCAGGCCTGGTGGTTCCCGGCCTACGGTCTGCTTCCCCGCTGGCACCATGCCCGTCCAGCGCGCAGTGAAAAGCCCGCTGGGCTGGAATCCATTACTTTGACCTTCTATCGCGAGCACGTTGAACACCGCTTTATTGCCAGGATCATCGGAAAATTGCTGGCGGCGGCTGGGGTGACGCTGGAGATCCAGGAAGTCGACTATGATGAATGGCATCGCGGCGATATCGTGAGCGACATCTGGCTTAACAGCGCTAACTTCACTCTGCCGCTGGATTTCTCGCTCTTTTCACATCTGTATGAAGTCCCGCTGATCCAACACTGTATCGATCGGGACTGGCAACAAGATGCCGCCAAATGGCGCGCAGGCGAGATGCATCTGGCCGCGTGGTGCCAGCAGTTGCTGGCTGAACAGGCTATCGTGCCGTTGATTCACCACTGGCTCATGATCCAGGGGCAACGCAGTATGCGCGGCTTACGGATGAATACGCTGGGCTGGTTTGATTTTAAATCCGCCTGGTTTGCCCCGCCGGAACCATAA
- a CDS encoding Hok/Gef family protein: MPKRTLLLSLFLICTTLLIFTWMVRDSLCELHFRQEKTELAAVLAYEAKR, translated from the coding sequence ATGCCAAAACGTACTCTGCTGTTAAGTTTGTTTTTGATCTGTACGACGCTGTTGATCTTCACCTGGATGGTGCGCGACTCGCTGTGTGAGCTGCACTTCAGACAGGAGAAAACAGAGCTGGCGGCAGTGTTGGCTTACGAAGCAAAACGTTAG
- the sgrT gene encoding glucose uptake inhibitor SgrT, translated as MKRSTARQFYQQYFSATKGASWLARQCAEQRLKMLEELMQWDVTAVSSG; from the coding sequence ATGAAGAGGTCTACCGCACGTCAGTTTTATCAGCAGTACTTTTCGGCGACAAAAGGCGCATCCTGGCTGGCCCGCCAGTGCGCTGAGCAACGGCTGAAAATGTTAGAAGAATTGATGCAGTGGGACGTTACAGCGGTTTCTTCTGGTTAA
- the leuA gene encoding 2-isopropylmalate synthase, which yields MSQQVVIFDTTLRDGEQALQASLSAKQKLQIALALERMGVDVMEVGFPVSSPGDFESVQTIARTIKNSRVCALARCVEKDIDVAAESLKVAEAFRIHTFIATSPMHIATKLRSTLDDVIERAVYMVKRARNYTDDVEFSCEDAGRTPIDDLARVVEAAINAGAKTINIPDTVGYTMPFEFSNIITGLYERVSNIDKAIISVHTHDDLGLAVGNAIAAVHAGARQVEGAMNGIGERAGNCSLEEVIMAIKVRKDIMNVNTRINHNEIWRTSQTVSQICNMPVPANKAIVGTGAFAHSSGIHQDGVLKNRENYEIMTPESIGLNQVQLNLTSRSGRAAVKHRMEEMGYQDSDYNMDQLYDAFLKLADKKGQVFDYDLEALAFINKQQEEPEHFRLDYFTVQSGSSDIATASVKLACGEEIKAEAANGNGPVDALYQAINRVTEYDVELVKYDLTAKGQGKNALGQVDIVVNYNGRRFHGVGLATDIVESSAKAMVHVLNNIWRAAEVEKELQRKAQNNENKKETV from the coding sequence ATGAGCCAGCAAGTCGTTATTTTTGATACTACTTTACGTGACGGTGAACAGGCATTACAGGCGAGCCTGAGTGCGAAACAGAAACTGCAGATTGCGCTGGCTCTCGAACGTATGGGCGTCGACGTAATGGAGGTCGGTTTCCCTGTCTCTTCTCCGGGTGATTTCGAATCGGTACAGACCATTGCGCGTACGATTAAAAACAGCCGTGTATGCGCTCTGGCTCGTTGCGTAGAGAAAGACATCGACGTTGCAGCCGAATCGCTGAAAGTGGCCGAAGCCTTCCGTATTCATACATTTATCGCCACCTCCCCTATGCACATTGCAACCAAATTGCGCAGCACGCTGGATGACGTCATTGAGCGGGCGGTTTACATGGTTAAACGTGCACGCAACTATACTGATGACGTTGAATTCTCCTGTGAAGATGCGGGCCGTACGCCGATCGACGATTTAGCGCGCGTCGTTGAAGCCGCAATCAATGCCGGTGCCAAAACCATCAACATCCCGGATACCGTCGGCTACACCATGCCGTTTGAGTTTTCTAATATCATCACCGGCCTGTATGAGCGTGTGTCAAACATCGATAAAGCGATTATCTCTGTTCATACTCACGATGATTTAGGTCTGGCGGTGGGTAATGCCATCGCCGCCGTCCACGCCGGCGCGCGTCAGGTTGAAGGCGCAATGAACGGCATTGGTGAACGTGCCGGCAACTGCTCGCTGGAAGAAGTGATCATGGCGATCAAGGTGCGCAAAGACATCATGAACGTGAACACGCGCATTAATCACAATGAAATCTGGCGCACCAGCCAGACCGTCAGCCAGATTTGCAACATGCCGGTCCCGGCGAACAAGGCAATTGTCGGTACCGGTGCCTTTGCACACTCCTCGGGTATTCACCAGGACGGCGTGCTGAAGAACCGTGAAAACTACGAGATCATGACCCCGGAATCGATCGGTTTAAACCAGGTCCAGTTGAACCTGACTTCTCGCTCTGGCCGTGCGGCAGTCAAACATCGCATGGAGGAGATGGGTTATCAGGACAGCGATTACAACATGGATCAGCTGTACGACGCATTCCTGAAGCTGGCGGACAAAAAAGGACAGGTCTTCGATTATGACCTGGAAGCGCTGGCCTTCATCAACAAGCAGCAGGAAGAACCAGAGCATTTCCGTCTGGACTACTTCACCGTGCAATCAGGCTCAAGCGACATTGCCACCGCATCCGTAAAACTGGCCTGCGGCGAGGAAATCAAAGCTGAAGCGGCAAACGGTAATGGCCCTGTCGATGCCCTCTACCAGGCGATTAACCGCGTAACTGAGTACGACGTCGAGTTAGTCAAATATGATCTGACGGCTAAAGGCCAGGGTAAAAATGCTCTTGGTCAGGTGGATATCGTTGTGAACTACAACGGGCGTCGTTTCCACGGAGTAGGCCTGGCAACGGATATCGTTGAATCCTCTGCAAAAGCGATGGTGCATGTCCTGAACAACATCTGGCGCGCCGCCGAAGTTGAAAAAGAGTTACAACGTAAAGCTCAGAACAACGAGAACAAAAAGGAAACCGTGTAA
- the thiB gene encoding thiamine ABC transporter substrate binding subunit, translating into MLKKVLSLLALFALPAVAKPVLTVYTYDSFSADWGPGPVVKQAFEADCGCELKFVALEDGVSLLNRLRMEGKNSKADVVLGLDNNLLEAATQTKLFAKSGVAAEAVNVPGGWTNDIFVPFDYGYFAFVYDQNRLKNPPKSLKELVEGDQKWRVIYQDPRTSTPGLGLLLWMQKVYGDKAPEAWQKLAAKTVTVTKGWSEAYGLFLKGESDLVLSYTTSPAYHIIAEKKDNYAAANFAEGHYLQVEVAARTAASKQPELAEKFLKFMLSPAFQNAIPTGNWMYPVTDVALPAGFGQLTKPQTSLEFTPQQVAAQRAAWISEWQRAVSR; encoded by the coding sequence GTGTTAAAAAAAGTTCTTTCCCTGCTGGCGCTGTTTGCGCTGCCTGCCGTGGCTAAGCCCGTTCTGACGGTCTACACCTACGACTCCTTCTCTGCCGACTGGGGCCCTGGCCCGGTGGTTAAACAAGCTTTTGAAGCCGACTGTGGCTGCGAGCTGAAGTTCGTGGCACTGGAAGACGGCGTTTCACTGCTTAACCGTCTGCGTATGGAAGGCAAAAACAGCAAAGCCGACGTGGTGCTCGGCCTGGATAACAACCTGCTGGAAGCCGCCACTCAAACCAAACTGTTTGCCAAAAGCGGCGTGGCGGCAGAGGCGGTTAACGTGCCGGGCGGCTGGACAAATGACATCTTTGTGCCGTTTGATTATGGCTATTTTGCTTTTGTTTACGACCAAAACAGGCTGAAAAATCCGCCGAAAAGCCTGAAAGAGCTGGTTGAAGGCGATCAGAAATGGCGTGTGATTTACCAGGATCCGCGCACCAGCACGCCGGGTCTTGGGTTGTTGCTGTGGATGCAGAAAGTGTATGGCGATAAAGCGCCCGAAGCGTGGCAGAAACTGGCCGCTAAAACCGTGACCGTCACCAAGGGCTGGAGTGAAGCATACGGTCTGTTCCTGAAAGGGGAAAGTGACCTCGTCCTGAGCTATACCACTTCTCCGGCTTACCACATTATCGCCGAAAAGAAAGACAACTATGCCGCGGCGAACTTCGCAGAAGGCCACTATCTGCAGGTCGAAGTGGCTGCACGCACCGCCGCCAGCAAACAGCCGGAACTGGCGGAGAAGTTCCTGAAATTTATGCTTTCACCCGCATTCCAGAATGCGATCCCGACCGGCAACTGGATGTATCCGGTCACCGACGTCGCGCTCCCGGCAGGCTTCGGGCAACTGACTAAACCACAAACCTCGCTGGAGTTTACGCCGCAGCAGGTTGCCGCGCAGCGTGCCGCCTGGATAAGTGAATGGCAACGCGCCGTCAGCCGCTGA
- the leuL gene encoding leu operon leader peptide has protein sequence MIRTLRFTGLLLLNASTVRGRLAGDIQR, from the coding sequence ATGATTCGCACCCTTCGTTTCACCGGTCTACTACTACTAAACGCATCCACTGTGCGCGGTAGACTGGCGGGCGACATTCAGCGTTGA
- the leuD gene encoding 3-isopropylmalate dehydratase small subunit, which produces MAEKFTQHTGRVVPLDAANVDTDAIIPKQFLQKVTRTGFGAHLFNDWRFLDDKGEVPNPEFVLNFPEYKGASILLARENFGCGSSREHAPWALTDYGFKVVIAPSFADIFYGNSFNNQLLPVTLSDAQVDELFALVQANPGMSFEVDLDAEMVKAGDKTYSFSIDAFRRHCMLNGLDSIGLTLQHEDAISAYEKKQPAFMG; this is translated from the coding sequence ATGGCAGAGAAATTTACCCAACATACGGGCCGGGTTGTCCCACTCGACGCCGCTAACGTCGATACCGATGCGATCATTCCAAAGCAGTTCTTGCAGAAAGTCACGCGCACCGGCTTTGGTGCGCACCTGTTTAACGACTGGCGTTTTCTGGACGACAAGGGCGAAGTTCCCAACCCGGAGTTCGTTCTGAACTTCCCGGAATATAAAGGCGCGTCGATTTTACTGGCACGAGAAAACTTTGGCTGCGGTTCGTCACGCGAGCATGCCCCCTGGGCGTTGACCGACTACGGTTTTAAAGTGGTGATTGCCCCGAGCTTCGCGGATATCTTCTACGGTAACAGCTTTAACAACCAGTTGTTGCCGGTGACGCTGAGCGATGCGCAGGTCGATGAGCTGTTCGCACTGGTGCAGGCGAATCCGGGGATGTCGTTTGAGGTGGATCTGGACGCGGAAATGGTAAAAGCCGGGGATAAGACCTACAGCTTCAGCATTGATGCCTTCCGTCGCCACTGCATGCTGAACGGTCTGGACAGCATCGGCCTGACGCTCCAGCACGAAGACGCTATCTCAGCGTATGAGAAAAAACAGCCTGCGTTTATGGGCTAA
- the leuB gene encoding 3-isopropylmalate dehydrogenase — protein sequence MSKSYHIAVLPGDGIGPEVMAQALKVLEAVRSRFAMKITTSHYDVGGIAIDNHGMPLPKATLEGCENADAVLFGSVGGPQWEHLPPAEQPERGALLPLRKHFKLFSNLRPAKLYQGLEEFCPLRADIAANGFDILCVRELTGGIYFGQPKGREGNGQHEKAFDTEVYHRFEIERIAHIAFASARKRRHKVTSIDKANVLQSSILWREIVGEIAKQYPDVELSHMYIDNATMQLIKDPSQFDVLLCSNLFGDILSDECAMITGSMGMLPSASLNEEGFGLYEPAGGSAPDIAGKNIANPIAQILSLALLLRYSLDAGDAATAIENAINRALEEGVRTGDLARGTAAVSTDEMGDIIARYIAQGV from the coding sequence ATGTCGAAGAGTTACCATATTGCTGTGTTGCCGGGTGATGGTATTGGCCCGGAAGTAATGGCACAGGCGTTGAAAGTACTGGAAGCCGTGCGTTCACGGTTTGCGATGAAAATTACCACCAGCCACTACGATGTGGGCGGCATAGCTATCGATAATCACGGTATGCCGCTGCCTAAAGCGACCCTTGAAGGTTGTGAAAATGCAGATGCCGTGCTGTTTGGCTCCGTGGGTGGCCCACAATGGGAACACCTGCCGCCAGCAGAACAACCAGAGCGTGGCGCGCTGCTGCCGCTGCGTAAACACTTTAAGCTGTTCAGCAACCTGCGTCCGGCGAAGCTGTATCAGGGTCTGGAAGAGTTTTGCCCGCTGCGTGCGGATATCGCCGCCAACGGTTTCGATATCCTGTGCGTGCGAGAATTGACCGGCGGTATCTACTTTGGTCAACCAAAAGGCCGCGAAGGCAATGGCCAGCACGAGAAAGCGTTTGATACCGAGGTGTATCATCGTTTCGAAATTGAACGTATTGCCCACATCGCTTTTGCGTCTGCGCGCAAACGTCGCCATAAGGTGACCTCAATTGATAAAGCGAACGTTCTGCAGTCATCCATTTTGTGGCGTGAAATCGTCGGTGAAATCGCAAAACAGTACCCGGACGTTGAACTGTCGCACATGTACATCGATAACGCGACGATGCAGTTGATTAAGGATCCGTCCCAGTTTGACGTCCTGCTGTGCTCCAACCTGTTTGGCGATATCTTGTCGGACGAGTGCGCGATGATCACCGGCTCCATGGGCATGTTGCCGTCAGCAAGCCTAAATGAAGAAGGCTTTGGACTGTACGAACCCGCAGGCGGCTCCGCGCCGGATATCGCGGGCAAAAACATTGCCAACCCGATTGCGCAGATCCTCTCTCTGGCGCTGCTGCTGCGCTATAGCCTGGATGCAGGCGACGCGGCAACCGCAATTGAAAACGCCATTAACCGTGCGTTAGAAGAAGGCGTTCGTACCGGTGATTTGGCACGCGGCACGGCGGCAGTCAGTACCGATGAAATGGGCGACATCATTGCCCGCTATATCGCGCAAGGGGTGTAA